From the Xenorhabdus ishibashii genome, one window contains:
- the fadE gene encoding acyl-CoA dehydrogenase FadE, with protein sequence MTAFSIILFLVLIGGLCYHKVSLTLSSLLLVAYTFVMGITGLWSYWLLLPLVIVLFPLVFTPVRISLFSAPGLKAFRKVMPSMSKTEKEAIDAGTTWWEGDLFRGNPDWQKLHNYPKPQLTAEEQAFIDGPVEEACRMANDFQITHELADLPPELWAYLKEHRFFAMIIKKEYGGLEFSAYAQSQVLQKLAGVSGILAITVGVPNSLGPGELLQHYGTDEQKKRYLPGLARGEEIPCFALTSPEAGSDAGAIPDTGVVCMGEWQGEQVLGMRLNWNKRYITLAPIATVLGLAFKLYDPDHLLGDTESLGITCALIPTNTPGVEIGHRHFPLNIPFQNGPTRGKDIFVPIDYIIGGTKMAGQGWRMLVECLSVGRGITLPSNATGGLKSAAMAIGAYSYIRRQFKLPIGKMEGIEEPLARIAGNAYLMDAAATMITSGIMLGEKPSVLSAIVKYHCTHRGQRSFIDAMDIAGGKGICLGPSNFLARGYQGSPIAITVEGANILTRSMIIFGQGAIRCHPYVLAEIAAAESNNVKHFDKALFGHLGHIASNTLRSLWLGITKGRTSRSPVNDATRRYYQQINRLSANLALLSDVSMGVLGGSLKRRERMSARLGDILSQIFLASAALKRYEDEGRQKEDLPLLQWAVADSLNQAEQAMNDLLRNFPNRLVAGLMRVIIFPLGRAHTAPSDKLDHKLAQILQTPSATRSRIGRGQYLTPSEHNPHGLLEEALHDIIAAEPIHVRLSREAGKNLSFTRLDKLAEQALAEHKITQEEADILKRAENSRLRSINVDEFEPDAFAVPYSAKKSESQRQNKAA encoded by the coding sequence ATGACCGCTTTCAGCATTATCTTATTTTTAGTCTTGATTGGCGGGCTTTGTTATCACAAAGTCAGCCTGACTCTCAGTAGCTTACTGCTTGTTGCCTATACGTTCGTTATGGGTATCACTGGCCTTTGGAGTTACTGGCTGCTGCTACCACTCGTCATCGTCCTATTTCCTCTTGTGTTTACACCTGTACGTATATCTTTATTCTCTGCGCCTGGCCTAAAAGCCTTCCGTAAGGTTATGCCAAGCATGTCCAAAACAGAGAAAGAAGCCATTGATGCAGGCACTACATGGTGGGAGGGAGATCTATTCCGTGGTAATCCTGACTGGCAAAAACTGCATAACTATCCAAAGCCGCAGTTAACGGCTGAAGAACAAGCTTTTATTGATGGTCCGGTAGAAGAAGCCTGCCGCATGGCAAATGATTTCCAAATCACCCACGAATTGGCTGATTTACCACCAGAGCTTTGGGCATACCTGAAAGAACACCGTTTCTTTGCCATGATCATCAAGAAAGAATATGGTGGCCTGGAATTTTCCGCTTACGCTCAATCTCAGGTATTGCAAAAACTGGCCGGCGTATCAGGTATTCTGGCAATTACTGTTGGCGTACCTAACTCCTTGGGGCCAGGTGAATTGCTGCAACACTACGGCACAGATGAACAGAAAAAACGTTACTTGCCGGGTCTTGCCCGTGGTGAAGAAATTCCCTGCTTCGCCTTGACCAGCCCGGAAGCCGGCTCAGATGCCGGAGCTATCCCTGATACCGGTGTGGTCTGTATGGGTGAATGGCAAGGTGAACAAGTTCTTGGCATGCGCCTGAATTGGAATAAACGTTACATTACCCTTGCCCCTATCGCTACCGTGCTGGGACTGGCATTTAAGCTGTATGACCCTGACCATCTGCTGGGCGATACTGAATCACTGGGAATTACCTGTGCTTTGATCCCAACCAATACACCAGGCGTAGAAATTGGTCACCGCCATTTCCCGCTGAATATCCCATTCCAGAATGGTCCAACCCGTGGCAAAGATATTTTCGTTCCTATCGACTACATCATTGGTGGGACGAAAATGGCAGGCCAGGGCTGGCGTATGCTGGTTGAATGTCTGTCTGTTGGTCGTGGTATTACTCTGCCATCCAACGCAACAGGGGGGTTGAAAAGTGCAGCTATGGCAATTGGTGCTTATTCCTATATTCGCCGTCAATTCAAGCTACCCATTGGTAAAATGGAAGGTATCGAAGAGCCACTGGCACGTATCGCGGGTAACGCTTATTTGATGGATGCGGCCGCAACCATGATCACCAGCGGTATCATGTTGGGCGAAAAACCTTCAGTTCTGTCTGCTATCGTGAAATACCATTGTACACATAGAGGTCAACGTTCTTTTATTGACGCTATGGATATCGCTGGTGGTAAAGGCATCTGTCTTGGGCCATCTAACTTCCTTGCCCGTGGCTATCAGGGTTCCCCCATTGCTATCACCGTTGAAGGGGCGAATATCCTGACCCGTAGTATGATTATCTTTGGTCAGGGTGCAATCCGTTGCCATCCTTATGTATTGGCTGAAATCGCCGCAGCAGAAAGCAACAATGTGAAACACTTTGACAAGGCTTTGTTTGGTCACTTAGGTCATATTGCCAGCAACACGCTGCGCAGCCTGTGGTTGGGTATTACCAAAGGCAGAACAAGCCGTTCACCAGTCAATGATGCTACTCGCCGTTACTACCAACAGATCAATCGCCTAAGTGCCAACCTTGCCCTGCTCTCTGATGTTTCAATGGGGGTGTTAGGTGGCAGCCTGAAACGCCGTGAGCGCATGTCAGCGCGTCTGGGGGACATTCTGAGCCAAATCTTCCTGGCTTCTGCCGCTTTGAAACGCTATGAAGATGAAGGACGCCAGAAAGAAGATTTACCCTTGCTCCAATGGGCAGTAGCAGATAGCCTGAATCAAGCTGAACAGGCCATGAATGATTTGCTGCGCAATTTCCCTAACCGTCTGGTTGCAGGTTTAATGCGGGTAATTATCTTCCCATTGGGACGCGCACATACCGCTCCATCCGACAAATTGGATCACAAACTGGCTCAGATATTACAGACTCCTTCCGCAACCCGCAGCCGGATTGGACGTGGGCAATATCTGACACCCAGTGAACACAACCCTCACGGATTACTGGAGGAAGCGTTGCACGATATCATCGCTGCAGAGCCAATCCATGTTCGCCTAAGCCGCGAAGCCGGCAAAAACCTGAGCTTCACCCGTCTGGATAAATTGGCTGAACAAGCATTGGCAGAGCACAAGATCACTCAGGAAGAAGCCGATATCCTGAAGCGCGCTGAAAACAGTCGACTGCGTTCAATCAATGTTGATGAGTTTGAGCCGGATGCATTTGCTGTCCCCTATTCGGCAAAAAAGTCTGAAAGTCAGCGTCAAAATAAAGCTGCCTGA
- a CDS encoding LysR family transcriptional regulator, whose translation MHSCSWRHIEIFHAVMTTKNLTDAALLLKTSQPTVSRELARLEQLLKFKLFDRIKGRLFPTAQGLRLFEEVQRSYYGLERIINAADSIRQFEQAQLSIACLPMFSQSLLPKTCYSFIERYPEAKLTIIPQESPLLEEWLSAQRYDIGLTEHLQTPAGTERETLITLNEVCVLPIDHPLGQKSLLTPTDFHNQKFISLSITDSYRQLIDTLFTEHQINRKMVMETHSAASICAMVNEGIGISIVNPLTALDYLNNNAKICIRPFSIDIPFTVSLIKPIHRPSSEPVEAFITHLKQQVALFPEKLTLAFQH comes from the coding sequence ATGCACTCCTGCTCATGGCGACACATTGAAATTTTTCATGCTGTAATGACCACTAAGAACCTGACTGATGCGGCATTATTACTGAAAACATCCCAGCCAACCGTCAGCCGTGAACTGGCTCGCCTTGAACAATTATTAAAATTTAAATTGTTTGATCGAATCAAAGGACGCCTGTTTCCCACTGCACAAGGATTACGGCTATTTGAAGAAGTTCAGCGCTCTTATTATGGACTGGAAAGAATCATCAACGCGGCTGACAGTATCCGGCAATTTGAACAGGCGCAATTGTCCATCGCTTGTCTGCCAATGTTTTCGCAGTCTCTACTGCCAAAAACCTGTTACAGCTTTATCGAACGCTATCCTGAAGCCAAACTGACCATCATTCCGCAAGAGTCCCCCCTATTGGAAGAGTGGCTTTCAGCACAGCGCTATGATATTGGTTTAACCGAACATTTACAGACACCGGCAGGTACTGAGCGAGAAACGTTGATAACTTTAAATGAAGTTTGTGTTTTACCCATTGATCACCCGCTCGGTCAAAAATCACTACTCACGCCAACAGATTTTCACAATCAAAAATTTATCAGCCTTTCGATCACAGACAGTTACAGACAGCTTATTGATACCCTCTTTACTGAGCATCAAATCAATCGCAAGATGGTAATGGAAACCCATAGCGCAGCCTCTATTTGTGCCATGGTTAACGAAGGCATTGGCATATCCATCGTCAATCCACTAACTGCATTGGATTATTTAAATAACAACGCAAAAATTTGTATTCGGCCATTCAGTATCGACATTCCATTCACAGTCAGTTTAATCAAGCCCATACATCGACCATCTTCAGAACCCGTTGAAGCTTTCATTACCCATTTAAAACAGCAGGTTGCACTATTTCCCGAAAAATTGACACTAGCGTTTCAACATTAA
- the lpcA gene encoding D-sedoheptulose 7-phosphate isomerase: protein MYQELIRSELSEAADTLANFLNDDANIDAIQKAAVLLADSFKAGGKVLSCGNGGSHCDAMHFAEELTGRYRENRPGYPAIAISDPSHLSCVSNDFGYDYVFSRYVEAVGQKGDVLLGISTSGNSGNIIKAVEAARAKGMKVITLTGKDGGKMAGTADVEIRVPHFGYADRIQEIHIKVIHILIQLIEKEMVKA from the coding sequence ATGTATCAAGAACTGATCCGCAGTGAATTATCCGAAGCCGCAGATACGTTGGCTAACTTCCTCAATGATGATGCAAATATTGATGCCATTCAAAAAGCGGCGGTTTTGCTGGCTGATTCATTTAAGGCAGGAGGAAAAGTACTTTCCTGTGGTAATGGTGGCTCGCATTGTGATGCCATGCATTTTGCGGAAGAATTGACCGGCCGCTACCGTGAAAACCGTCCGGGATATCCGGCCATTGCGATTTCTGACCCTAGTCACTTATCCTGCGTGAGCAATGACTTTGGTTATGATTATGTATTTTCCCGTTATGTTGAAGCTGTCGGCCAGAAAGGTGATGTGCTGCTAGGCATTTCGACTTCAGGAAACTCTGGCAACATTATTAAAGCCGTTGAAGCCGCCCGCGCTAAAGGGATGAAAGTCATTACGCTGACTGGTAAAGATGGCGGAAAAATGGCAGGCACGGCAGATGTTGAGATTCGAGTACCACATTTTGGTTATGCAGATCGTATTCAGGAAATTCACATCAAAGTGATTCATATCTTGATTCAATTGATTGAAAAAGAAATGGTAAAAGCCTGA
- a CDS encoding class II glutamine amidotransferase, giving the protein MCELLGMNANVPTDIVFSLSGLIQRGGHTGPHKDGWGITFYEGLGYRTFKDHQSSCHSPVAQFVQGYPIKSEVIVAHIRQANSGNVSLANTHPFTRELWGRYWTYAHNGQLKGHHKLKTGNYRPVGETDSEWAFCWILHQLSLKYPKRPANWPAVFKFIASLADQLREKGVFNMLLSDGQFVMAYCSTQLHWITRRAPFGRAKLLDQDVEIDFQQHTQSGDVVSVIATQPLTGNEVWHRIESGNYVLFHLGERVV; this is encoded by the coding sequence ATGTGTGAATTACTTGGCATGAATGCCAACGTGCCAACAGATATCGTTTTTAGTCTGAGTGGTCTAATTCAACGTGGTGGGCATACCGGTCCGCATAAGGACGGTTGGGGGATCACCTTCTATGAGGGATTGGGGTACAGAACGTTTAAAGATCACCAATCTAGTTGTCATTCCCCTGTAGCTCAATTTGTACAGGGCTATCCGATCAAATCAGAAGTCATTGTGGCCCATATTCGTCAGGCAAACAGCGGTAATGTTTCCTTGGCCAATACTCACCCGTTTACCCGTGAACTGTGGGGAAGGTATTGGACTTATGCCCATAATGGTCAACTTAAGGGACACCATAAACTGAAAACGGGAAATTACCGGCCGGTGGGTGAAACGGACAGTGAATGGGCGTTTTGCTGGATATTACATCAATTATCGTTGAAATATCCTAAACGGCCTGCCAATTGGCCTGCGGTGTTTAAATTTATTGCTTCTTTGGCTGATCAACTGAGGGAAAAAGGTGTTTTCAATATGCTGTTGTCAGATGGGCAGTTTGTTATGGCTTACTGTTCAACTCAACTGCATTGGATTACGCGTCGTGCTCCTTTCGGCAGGGCTAAGTTGCTTGATCAGGATGTTGAAATTGATTTTCAGCAGCACACTCAGTCTGGGGATGTCGTGTCAGTGATAGCTACCCAACCTTTAACCGGTAATGAGGTTTGGCACCGTATTGAATCGGGTAATTACGTACTGTTTCATCTTGGAGAGAGAGTAGTTTGA
- a CDS encoding MBL fold metallo-hydrolase: MARKTTLNIALAATLSLGMASLAQATDLKLDVYNSGEKGVFPVSSEIISGDHEVVLIDAQFKKNDAQELVKMIQQTGKKLTTIYISQSDPDFYFGLDVITEAFPDAKVIASPETIKAINETKDGKLAYWGGILADQAPKKIVVPEPLKGNSFTVDGEKLIVEGLDGPAADRTFVWVPKLKAVVGGVTVSDNIHVWIADTQTKASRQHWQQTLDRIKSLKPKAVVPGHYLGNSSMTLDSVTFTQNYLTTLEKELPKAKDSNALIAAMKKHYPDLADVSSLELSAKVLKGEMKWPQ, from the coding sequence ATGGCTCGCAAAACAACATTAAATATTGCTCTGGCGGCAACACTTTCCTTGGGAATGGCATCACTGGCTCAAGCAACTGATCTCAAACTAGATGTCTACAATTCAGGTGAGAAAGGTGTCTTCCCCGTTTCTTCTGAAATTATTAGTGGTGATCATGAAGTTGTTCTGATCGATGCCCAATTTAAGAAAAATGATGCACAAGAGCTGGTAAAAATGATCCAGCAAACAGGCAAAAAACTAACAACGATCTATATCAGCCAATCCGATCCTGATTTTTACTTTGGTCTTGATGTGATCACCGAAGCTTTCCCAGATGCCAAAGTCATCGCATCACCAGAAACCATCAAAGCAATCAATGAAACCAAAGATGGCAAGCTGGCTTATTGGGGTGGAATTCTTGCAGACCAGGCACCCAAAAAGATCGTCGTACCAGAGCCACTGAAAGGAAATTCTTTCACTGTTGATGGTGAAAAACTGATTGTTGAAGGCTTAGATGGCCCTGCCGCAGATCGTACTTTTGTCTGGGTTCCTAAACTGAAAGCGGTTGTTGGTGGTGTGACTGTTTCTGACAACATCCATGTATGGATTGCGGATACCCAGACCAAAGCGTCACGCCAACATTGGCAGCAGACATTAGATCGCATCAAGAGCCTGAAACCTAAAGCTGTTGTACCAGGCCACTATCTGGGGAATTCATCCATGACGTTGGATTCAGTAACTTTTACACAAAATTATCTGACCACATTGGAAAAAGAGTTACCGAAAGCAAAAGATTCCAATGCACTGATTGCAGCCATGAAAAAACACTATCCCGATCTGGCTGACGTATCCAGCCTTGAACTCAGTGCCAAAGTATTAAAAGGCGAAATGAAGTGGCCTCAGTAA
- the rsmE gene encoding 16S rRNA (uracil(1498)-N(3))-methyltransferase, giving the protein MRIPRIYHPELLATGAEIYLSDDAANHVGRVLRMSNGQALQLFDGSNQTFDAIITEASKKTIRVTILDGRLSDHESPLNLHLGQVMSRGEKMEFTIQKSVELGVNTITPLLSERCGVKLDTERLEKKLQQWKKIAISACEQCGRNRIPEIRPVMSLESWCAENDGSLKLNLHPRASHSINTLPLPVEKVRLLIGPEGGLSAEEIEMTAKYQFTDILLGPRVLRTETTALTAITALQVRFGDLG; this is encoded by the coding sequence ATGCGAATACCCCGCATCTATCATCCTGAGCTACTCGCAACAGGAGCGGAAATTTATTTGAGTGATGATGCAGCCAATCATGTTGGTCGCGTGCTCAGAATGAGTAACGGGCAAGCATTACAACTCTTTGATGGCAGTAATCAGACTTTTGATGCAATAATCACGGAAGCGAGTAAAAAAACAATTAGAGTGACTATCCTTGATGGCAGATTATCTGATCATGAATCACCATTGAATCTGCACCTTGGGCAAGTCATGTCCCGTGGTGAAAAAATGGAATTCACAATCCAAAAATCCGTGGAGCTTGGTGTCAACACGATTACCCCACTCCTGTCTGAACGTTGTGGCGTCAAACTGGATACCGAAAGGTTAGAGAAGAAATTGCAACAATGGAAAAAAATAGCCATTTCTGCCTGTGAACAGTGCGGACGTAACCGGATCCCTGAAATCCGCCCCGTTATGTCACTTGAAAGCTGGTGCGCAGAAAACGATGGCAGCCTAAAATTGAATCTGCATCCCCGTGCCAGCCATAGCATCAATACCCTTCCGCTTCCGGTGGAAAAAGTACGTCTGCTGATTGGGCCTGAAGGGGGATTGTCTGCTGAAGAAATAGAAATGACAGCAAAATATCAGTTTACTGATATCCTGTTAGGACCTCGTGTTCTGAGGACAGAAACTACGGCACTCACTGCAATTACCGCATTGCAAGTACGTTTTGGTGATCTGGGTTAA
- a CDS encoding prepilin peptidase produces the protein MGYILINVDYIIIMFFCSTLLLLAVIDFKTYCLPDIITLPLLWIGLLVNIDGNFISINSAIYGAISGYLFLWFLYWLCRYILNKEGIGYGDLKLTAAIGAWLGVEMIPILMLMASLSGLFGFVIIGVKRKSFPEFIAFGPYLCLSAIILLGYGVGRV, from the coding sequence ATGGGTTATATTTTAATTAACGTAGATTACATAATAATTATGTTTTTCTGTAGTACCTTATTGTTATTGGCTGTTATCGATTTTAAAACATATTGCTTGCCAGATATTATTACTCTTCCTCTATTATGGATTGGGCTTTTGGTTAATATTGATGGTAATTTTATTTCGATAAATAGCGCAATATACGGTGCCATATCAGGGTATCTTTTTTTGTGGTTTTTGTATTGGTTATGTCGATATATATTAAATAAGGAAGGAATAGGTTATGGCGATCTCAAATTAACCGCGGCAATCGGTGCCTGGTTGGGTGTGGAAATGATACCAATATTGATGCTGATGGCTTCATTATCTGGATTGTTTGGGTTTGTAATAATTGGAGTGAAAAGAAAATCTTTTCCTGAATTTATCGCATTTGGGCCTTATTTATGTTTATCTGCGATAATATTGCTGGGGTATGGTGTTGGTAGAGTATAG
- a CDS encoding YqgE/AlgH family protein, with product MNLQHHFLIAMPSLSDPYFNRSVVYICEHDQNGAMGLIINKPIDRVSIQSILQKLDISPEDRDNTINLNQPVMAGGPLSEEHGFILHTPQSGFSSSIQISEHTMITTSKDMLEALGTSRQPKNILMTLGYSSWEAGQLEREIMENSWLTVSAEPSLIFNTPIADRWSEAASLLGINIYNLASHAGHA from the coding sequence ATGAATCTACAGCATCATTTTCTTATTGCCATGCCTTCACTCTCTGATCCTTATTTCAATCGTTCCGTAGTTTATATCTGCGAACATGATCAAAATGGGGCAATGGGATTAATTATTAATAAGCCGATAGATCGCGTTTCTATCCAAAGTATCTTGCAAAAGTTAGATATCTCTCCTGAGGATAGAGACAATACTATCAATCTCAATCAGCCAGTGATGGCTGGCGGGCCTCTATCTGAGGAACACGGCTTTATTCTACATACGCCACAATCAGGGTTCAGTTCCAGTATTCAGATTTCTGAACACACTATGATCACGACATCCAAGGATATGCTGGAAGCTCTGGGTACATCACGCCAACCGAAAAATATTTTAATGACCCTTGGATACTCAAGTTGGGAAGCAGGTCAGTTGGAAAGGGAAATTATGGAAAACAGTTGGCTGACTGTCAGTGCTGAACCATCCCTGATTTTCAATACTCCTATCGCAGATCGCTGGAGTGAGGCGGCTTCTTTACTGGGAATTAATATTTACAATCTTGCCTCACATGCAGGACACGCCTGA
- a CDS encoding LysR family transcriptional regulator: MDRITAAQVFVTIVEQGSLIAAAERLDMSRAMVSRYLAEMEKWAGVRLLHRTTRKIGLTSAGESAYQRSLKLMELVEEMPVQQALEAQTLRGLLRVSCSQSLAISALAVAIPEFMRMYPHIAVNLQMNNKVVNLIEERIDLAIRITNNLEPNLIARPLSTCHSVVCAAPSYLAEKSIPHNPADLTSHNCLTYNFFGKSLWVFEKQHEHYSIPVSGTLSANESTVLMEAALQGAGIAMQPYYSVSSYLMSGQLVELLPDYQPQAMGIYGIYTSRQNMPAPLRVLLDFLVDWFATSLHWQQLMLKR, from the coding sequence ATGGATAGGATCACCGCAGCACAGGTGTTTGTTACGATTGTTGAGCAAGGTAGCCTAATCGCAGCAGCAGAACGGTTGGATATGTCGAGGGCGATGGTATCGCGATATTTGGCTGAGATGGAAAAGTGGGCGGGAGTTCGCTTATTACACCGTACAACGCGCAAAATTGGCCTCACTTCGGCGGGTGAGAGTGCTTATCAACGCAGCCTTAAGTTAATGGAATTAGTAGAAGAAATGCCTGTACAACAAGCGTTGGAGGCACAAACCTTGCGAGGATTATTGCGTGTGAGCTGTTCCCAATCGTTGGCTATCAGTGCGTTGGCAGTTGCTATTCCTGAATTTATGCGAATGTATCCACATATTGCTGTCAATTTGCAAATGAATAATAAAGTTGTCAATTTGATAGAAGAACGTATTGATTTGGCGATCCGTATTACCAATAATCTGGAACCAAATCTGATTGCTCGTCCATTATCGACTTGCCATTCCGTTGTTTGTGCTGCACCTTCTTATTTAGCGGAAAAATCTATTCCCCATAATCCTGCGGATTTAACATCACATAACTGCCTGACCTATAACTTTTTTGGCAAAAGTTTATGGGTATTTGAAAAACAGCATGAGCACTATTCCATCCCCGTCAGCGGTACGTTAAGTGCCAATGAATCGACCGTATTAATGGAGGCGGCTTTGCAGGGAGCAGGAATTGCAATGCAGCCTTACTATTCAGTTTCCTCTTATTTGATGTCAGGGCAGTTAGTTGAGTTGTTGCCTGATTACCAACCTCAAGCAATGGGGATCTATGGCATTTATACCAGCCGCCAGAATATGCCAGCGCCTTTGCGGGTACTGCTGGATTTTCTGGTGGATTGGTTTGCCACATCACTTCATTGGCAGCAATTAATGTTGAAACGCTAG
- the gshB gene encoding glutathione synthase, with product MIKLGIVMDPISSINIKKDTSFAMLLEAQKRGWEIHYIEMHDLYLHQGEARAHTRLLTVEENPQQWYQFGSEQEIALDTLQVILMRKDPPFDTEYIYATYILERAEAKGSLIVNKPQSLRDCNEKLFTAWFPELTPDTLVTRNAKKLREFHKKHSDVIFKPLDGMGGASIFRLKQDDANVGVIIETLTEHGTRYCMAQNFLPAIKDGDKRVLVVDGEPVPYCLARIPAQGETRGNLAAGGRGEARPLSESDWAIARAVAPVLKEKGLIFVGLDIIGDRLTEINVTSPTCVREIEAAFPDISITGMLMDAIEKRLEKQIA from the coding sequence ATGATCAAGCTCGGTATTGTGATGGATCCTATTTCATCCATCAACATCAAGAAAGACACTAGTTTTGCCATGCTGCTGGAAGCACAAAAACGCGGATGGGAAATTCATTATATAGAAATGCATGATCTCTACCTGCATCAAGGAGAGGCTCGCGCCCACACACGTTTGCTCACGGTAGAAGAAAATCCCCAACAGTGGTATCAGTTTGGTAGTGAGCAAGAAATAGCTCTCGATACCTTGCAAGTTATTTTGATGCGCAAAGATCCACCTTTTGATACTGAGTACATCTATGCGACCTATATTCTGGAAAGAGCAGAAGCCAAAGGCAGCCTGATCGTTAATAAGCCCCAAAGCCTGCGCGACTGTAATGAAAAGCTGTTTACTGCCTGGTTCCCGGAATTGACACCCGATACGTTAGTCACCCGCAATGCCAAAAAATTACGCGAATTCCATAAAAAACATAGCGATGTTATTTTTAAACCTTTGGATGGTATGGGAGGCGCTTCCATCTTCCGTTTAAAACAAGATGACGCCAATGTAGGCGTTATTATTGAAACGTTGACTGAACATGGCACTCGTTATTGTATGGCACAAAATTTCCTGCCTGCCATTAAGGATGGGGATAAACGCGTACTGGTTGTTGATGGTGAACCTGTGCCTTATTGTCTTGCCCGTATTCCGGCTCAAGGGGAAACCCGTGGTAATCTGGCGGCAGGCGGCCGTGGAGAAGCACGCCCATTGTCAGAAAGCGATTGGGCAATTGCCCGCGCAGTTGCTCCTGTATTAAAAGAAAAAGGATTAATTTTTGTTGGGCTGGATATCATTGGCGACCGTTTAACTGAAATCAACGTAACCAGCCCAACCTGTGTACGTGAAATAGAAGCGGCATTTCCAGATATTTCTATTACTGGCATGCTGATGGACGCGATCGAAAAACGATTGGAAAAACAGATAGCATAA
- the lysA gene encoding diaminopimelate decarboxylase: protein MTISTFTHGSGKHFTPDNLLRLPIQYGTPLWLYDGDSIIKQIKKLKLFDVIRFAQKACSNTHILRLMREQGVKVDAVSLGEIERALYAGFIPGRDKSEIVFTADVIDEATLSRVIELDIPVNVGSIDMLAQIGERQSGHPVWLRINPGFGHGHSQKTNTGGENSKHGIWFQDLPLAIAKIHQYGLKLVGLHMHIGSGVDYQHLSNVCNAMVEQVMLCGEDIQAISAGGGLSIPYKDGEESVDTEHYYSLWHEARQRIEQHLGHHVGLEIEPGRFLVAESGILMAEVRAVKSMGNRHYVLVDAGFNDLMRPAMYGSYHPISVLPVNALPETTSLETTLLETIVAGPLCESGDVFTQLEGGEVVSRMLPHVNVGDYLLFHATGAYGASMSSNYNSRPLIPEILFTGEEVRLIRRRQTIEELLSLESI from the coding sequence ATGACTATATCGACTTTTACTCATGGCTCAGGGAAACATTTTACCCCTGACAATCTACTCCGTTTGCCAATTCAGTACGGAACACCATTGTGGCTTTATGATGGCGATAGCATTATCAAACAAATCAAAAAATTAAAACTATTTGACGTCATTCGGTTCGCACAGAAAGCGTGTTCCAATACCCATATTTTACGCTTGATGAGAGAGCAGGGGGTGAAAGTTGATGCGGTGTCATTAGGTGAAATTGAGCGAGCACTTTATGCCGGTTTTATACCTGGCCGTGATAAATCAGAGATTGTGTTCACGGCGGATGTGATTGATGAAGCAACATTGTCGCGTGTTATTGAACTGGATATTCCGGTCAATGTTGGTTCTATTGATATGTTGGCACAAATTGGTGAACGTCAGTCTGGTCATCCGGTGTGGTTACGCATCAACCCCGGATTTGGGCATGGGCATAGCCAAAAGACGAATACCGGCGGCGAAAATAGTAAACATGGGATCTGGTTTCAGGATCTCCCTCTGGCAATTGCAAAAATTCATCAATATGGTTTGAAATTAGTGGGGCTGCATATGCACATTGGTTCAGGGGTGGATTATCAGCATCTTTCCAATGTCTGTAATGCTATGGTGGAACAGGTCATGCTGTGCGGGGAGGATATTCAAGCCATTTCCGCAGGCGGTGGCTTATCTATTCCTTATAAGGATGGTGAAGAGTCAGTCGATACTGAACATTATTACAGCTTGTGGCATGAGGCTCGTCAACGTATTGAGCAGCATCTGGGGCATCATGTTGGGCTGGAAATTGAACCTGGCCGTTTTTTGGTTGCTGAATCAGGGATCTTGATGGCGGAAGTACGGGCGGTTAAGTCTATGGGTAATCGACACTATGTGCTAGTGGATGCTGGTTTTAATGACTTAATGCGTCCGGCGATGTATGGCAGTTATCACCCTATTTCTGTGTTGCCGGTAAATGCGCTACCGGAAACCACATCGTTAGAAACGACATTGTTAGAAACTATCGTCGCGGGGCCGCTATGTGAATCTGGTGATGTGTTTACTCAATTGGAAGGCGGGGAGGTTGTGTCACGTATGTTGCCTCATGTTAACGTCGGGGATTATCTGCTTTTTCACGCTACCGGTGCTTACGGTGCTTCTATGTCTTCAAATTATAATAGCCGTCCTTTGATCCCTGAAATTTTGTTTACTGGGGAAGAAGTTCGCCTGATTCGTCGTCGTCAGACAATTGAAGAGCTGTTATCTCTAGAATCCATTTAA